One Ignavibacteria bacterium genomic region harbors:
- the thrC gene encoding threonine synthase, whose amino-acid sequence MSKYSYKCFDCSSQFTSEKIETERIYLCPNCGKAEKNQPLRGVLLVEYDYENLKRKLNREKFLKISCGKFWLYPDLWPINFLEKTIPKSSLDKITLTNEPLLEYEIGGKKFFVFDDTRNPTLSYKDRATTLVICKALELGISEIAAASTGNAGSSLAGICTRLGLKSHIFVPEKIPSAKRIQIQSFGANLYLVQGDYDQAFDLCLEISKKKNWYNRNTAYNPLTIEGKKSAAFDIFISMKGKIPDKIFVPVGDGVIISGLFKGFSDLLRLGWIDKLPQLIAVQAEGSSAVVRYIDAGKFEYKSASTIADSIHAGAPRNLFMAANSVMVSNGTAVSVTDEEILSAQKSIAQSFGILAEPSSAASFAGYKKLFQDGKISEKEDVLLMITGNGLKDSASLSTWNDEPKSKSNDEWKKFLLNE is encoded by the coding sequence ATGAGTAAATATTCTTACAAATGCTTTGACTGTTCTTCTCAATTTACATCTGAAAAAATTGAGACAGAGCGAATTTATCTTTGTCCCAATTGCGGTAAGGCAGAAAAAAATCAACCGCTCAGAGGCGTCCTGCTTGTTGAATATGATTATGAAAATTTGAAGCGAAAACTTAACAGAGAGAAATTCTTAAAAATCTCCTGCGGAAAGTTTTGGCTTTATCCTGATCTTTGGCCAATAAATTTTCTTGAAAAAACTATTCCAAAATCATCGCTAGATAAAATTACATTAACCAATGAACCTCTTCTTGAATATGAAATTGGTGGAAAAAAATTTTTTGTTTTTGATGATACTCGCAATCCAACTTTATCATATAAAGATAGAGCCACAACTCTTGTAATATGTAAAGCTCTCGAATTAGGAATTTCAGAGATTGCTGCAGCTTCAACTGGCAATGCCGGTTCATCGCTTGCAGGAATTTGTACACGGCTCGGACTCAAATCCCACATTTTTGTTCCAGAGAAAATTCCATCTGCAAAGAGAATTCAAATTCAATCTTTCGGAGCAAATCTTTATTTAGTGCAGGGGGATTACGATCAAGCATTCGATTTATGTCTTGAGATCAGTAAGAAGAAAAATTGGTACAACAGAAATACTGCATATAATCCACTGACGATAGAGGGGAAAAAATCCGCAGCATTTGATATTTTCATTTCAATGAAAGGAAAAATTCCGGACAAAATTTTTGTCCCCGTTGGAGATGGAGTGATTATTTCAGGATTGTTCAAAGGATTTTCTGATTTGCTCAGATTAGGATGGATTGATAAGCTGCCTCAACTAATAGCAGTTCAGGCGGAAGGAAGCAGTGCAGTTGTTCGTTATATTGATGCCGGTAAGTTTGAATACAAATCTGCTTCGACAATTGCAGACAGCATTCACGCTGGAGCTCCGAGAAATCTTTTTATGGCTGCTAATTCAGTCATGGTGAGCAACGGCACCGCAGTTTCGGTTACCGATGAAGAAATTCTTTCTGCTCAAAAATCTATTGCGCAGAGTTTCGGAATTCTTGCCGAACCATCATCTGCCGCATCCTTTGCCGGATACAAAAAGTTATTTCAGGATGGAAAAATTTCAGAAAAAGAAGATGTATTACTTATGATTACAGGAAATGGACTGAAAGACTCCGCGTCACTTTCTACTTGGAACGATGAGCCCAAATCAAAATCCAATGATGAGTGGAAAAAATTTTTATTAAATGAGTGA
- a CDS encoding ornithine carbamoyltransferase has protein sequence MNSDFKGKHFITEDNWTKEELDIVFETSFDLKKKFYNEEPHLHLPHKTLFMIFFEQSTRTRNSMEAGMTQLGGHAHDLTPDKMQITHGEVAKDTAIILSRMGHGIACRNCFYGIGNKYLNEMAEYSKKPIMSLQDDVYHPFQGLADLMTIFEHFGRNTKGLKVTVSWAYADTHSKPLSVPQTQILLFPRYGIDVTVAHPKEFPLSKYIIDKAKKNAEAGGGSLQFTNDMDEAFEGAQIVVPKNWGGFGFYDVDHYLNNEDECKKEMRSNLEKYKSWICDDKKIKLADKGVKLMHALPADRNNEVTDEILDNPDISIVFDEAENRLHTGKAIMALTM, from the coding sequence TATAACAGAAGACAATTGGACGAAGGAAGAACTCGATATAGTTTTTGAAACATCGTTCGACTTAAAGAAAAAATTTTATAACGAAGAACCCCACCTCCATCTGCCACACAAAACTTTGTTCATGATATTTTTTGAACAATCGACACGCACACGCAATTCGATGGAAGCGGGAATGACTCAGCTTGGCGGACATGCTCACGATCTGACTCCAGATAAAATGCAAATCACTCACGGCGAAGTTGCGAAAGACACCGCAATAATTCTTTCCCGCATGGGACATGGGATCGCCTGCAGAAATTGTTTTTATGGAATCGGAAATAAATACTTAAATGAAATGGCAGAATATTCGAAAAAACCAATCATGTCATTACAGGACGATGTCTATCATCCATTTCAAGGACTTGCAGATTTGATGACAATCTTCGAGCATTTCGGTAGAAATACCAAAGGATTGAAAGTAACTGTCTCATGGGCATACGCAGACACACACAGCAAACCTCTTTCTGTACCGCAGACGCAAATATTACTTTTCCCTCGATATGGAATTGATGTCACCGTTGCACATCCAAAGGAATTTCCATTGAGTAAATATATAATCGACAAAGCAAAAAAGAATGCCGAAGCTGGTGGCGGAAGTTTACAATTCACAAATGACATGGACGAAGCTTTTGAAGGAGCTCAGATTGTTGTTCCGAAAAACTGGGGTGGATTCGGCTTCTATGATGTCGATCATTATTTGAACAATGAAGATGAATGTAAAAAAGAAATGAGGTCAAATCTCGAAAAATATAAATCTTGGATCTGCGACGATAAAAAAATCAAACTTGCGGATAAAGGTGTGAAGTTGATGCATGCTCTCCCTGCCGATAGAAATAACGAAGTAACGGATGAAATACTCGACAACCCTGACATATCAATCGTATTCGACGAGGCAGAAAACCGCTTGCATACTGGCAAAGCAATTATGGCATTAACGATGTGA